Proteins encoded by one window of Gemmatimonas aurantiaca:
- a CDS encoding pyridoxal-dependent decarboxylase, with product MPHTHHESFDPPSDGDWEALRTLGHRMLDDLVDAQRALPHTPAWRPLPDTKRARFDEPVPEDGIGAESAYALFRSHILPYGNGNWHPRFFGWVQGNGTPLAMLADMLASGMNPHLAGFNQAPALVEQQVIGWLGALMGLPGASGLFVTGGTMANVHGLAVARYAAATRLGHDIRTQGLQTWPDTPSPAPLVFYGSAETHGWAFKGAEWLGLGRRAFRQVPTHDDFTIRVDALARMIADDRAAGLAPFCVVGTAGTVNTGTVDDLTALADLCTQESLWFHVDGAFGALLALAPTLRDRVRGMERADSLAFDLHKWGSMPFECACALIRDPALHEAAFRQQAAYLGAMPRGVSAGGQPFNDRGLDLTRGFKALKVWMQLQADGVDKFGRIIEQNVRQVQRLVAHIDSHGELERLAPAPLNIVCFRFRPSGRTLTEEALDALNAELLQRLQERGIATPSSTRIGGRFALRVAHVNHRTTIQDIDDLAQAIVEIGREISGEMHTAA from the coding sequence TTGCCCCACACGCATCACGAGTCGTTCGACCCGCCGTCCGACGGCGACTGGGAGGCACTGCGCACGCTGGGCCATCGCATGCTCGATGATCTCGTCGATGCCCAACGCGCCCTGCCGCACACCCCGGCGTGGCGTCCTCTTCCCGACACCAAACGCGCCCGTTTCGACGAGCCGGTCCCGGAAGACGGCATCGGCGCGGAATCGGCGTATGCCCTGTTCCGCTCGCACATCCTGCCCTATGGCAACGGGAACTGGCATCCGCGGTTCTTCGGATGGGTGCAAGGCAACGGCACACCACTGGCCATGCTGGCCGATATGCTCGCCTCGGGGATGAACCCTCATCTGGCCGGCTTCAATCAGGCGCCGGCGCTCGTGGAACAGCAGGTGATCGGATGGCTCGGCGCGCTGATGGGTCTGCCCGGCGCGAGTGGGTTGTTCGTGACGGGCGGAACGATGGCCAATGTGCATGGTCTGGCGGTGGCCCGGTATGCAGCGGCCACACGACTCGGGCACGACATCCGCACGCAGGGGCTGCAGACATGGCCCGATACCCCCTCACCTGCGCCGCTCGTGTTCTACGGCTCCGCCGAGACGCATGGCTGGGCATTCAAGGGCGCGGAGTGGCTGGGGCTGGGACGACGCGCGTTCCGGCAGGTCCCCACACATGACGACTTCACCATTCGCGTCGACGCCCTCGCGCGCATGATCGCCGACGATCGGGCGGCGGGCCTCGCCCCGTTCTGTGTGGTGGGTACGGCGGGCACCGTGAACACCGGCACGGTGGACGATCTCACGGCGCTGGCCGATCTCTGCACACAAGAATCGCTCTGGTTCCATGTGGACGGCGCCTTCGGTGCGCTCCTCGCGCTCGCCCCCACGTTGCGCGATCGTGTCCGTGGCATGGAGCGCGCGGACTCCCTGGCGTTCGATCTGCACAAGTGGGGATCGATGCCATTCGAATGCGCCTGTGCCCTCATACGTGATCCGGCCCTGCACGAAGCGGCCTTCCGTCAACAGGCCGCCTATCTCGGCGCGATGCCGCGGGGCGTGAGCGCCGGCGGACAGCCTTTCAACGACCGGGGTCTCGATCTCACGCGCGGATTCAAGGCGCTGAAGGTGTGGATGCAGTTGCAGGCGGACGGTGTCGACAAGTTCGGACGCATCATCGAGCAGAACGTGCGCCAGGTACAGCGCCTCGTGGCCCACATCGACAGTCACGGTGAGCTCGAACGTCTGGCGCCGGCGCCGTTGAACATCGTGTGTTTCCGCTTCCGTCCATCAGGACGGACCCTGACCGAAGAAGCACTCGACGCGCTGAACGCCGAACTGCTGCAGCGATTGCAGGAACGTGGTATCGCCACGCCGTCGTCCACGCGCATCGGCGGCCGGTTCGCCCTGCGGGTGGCGCACGTCAATCATCGCACCACCATTCAGGACATCGACGACCTCGCACAGGCCATCGTGGAGATCGGCCGCGAGATCAGCGGAGAAATGCACACGGCGGCCTGA
- the rimI gene encoding ribosomal protein S18-alanine N-acetyltransferase yields the protein MTPDDADTVAAIEAQSFSDPWPRNAFTMLMRRAHARLRVAVDDGDVPVGYCVMLVAVDEREVANICVDAKVRGAGVAGRLLDDALAAADAEETVAVYLEVRESNAPARRLYETRGFHMVGRRRGYYQHPAEDALVLRRERAGRRPDDVGEVVGE from the coding sequence ATGACGCCGGACGATGCGGACACCGTGGCGGCCATCGAAGCGCAGTCGTTCAGCGATCCCTGGCCGCGCAATGCGTTCACGATGCTGATGCGGCGGGCGCATGCACGGTTGCGCGTGGCGGTCGACGATGGCGATGTGCCGGTGGGGTACTGCGTGATGCTGGTGGCCGTGGATGAGCGTGAGGTGGCCAACATCTGTGTGGACGCCAAGGTGCGCGGCGCGGGAGTGGCCGGACGACTGCTCGACGACGCGCTGGCGGCGGCCGACGCCGAGGAGACGGTGGCGGTGTATCTCGAGGTGCGGGAGTCCAATGCACCGGCCCGGCGGTTGTACGAGACGCGCGGATTCCACATGGTGGGGCGCCGGCGGGGTTATTATCAGCACCCGGCGGAAGATGCGCTGGTGCTCCGGCGGGAGCGCGCGGGGCGTCGGCCGGATGATGTCGGAGAGGTTGTGGGTGAGTGA
- the radC gene encoding DNA repair protein RadC — MSASPSSAASNGTRIKELPSSERPRERLRMLGAQALSTTELIATLLGSGHQGTSAVACAHVMFEYCGGSLGRLASTPLAALTRIRGVGLARATAVQAALELGRRMAGEAREAGLPMRGPQDVAAAFAPRLQDAPVEEFHVAILDAQHRLERDILITRGLLNSSLVHPREVFREAIAERAAAVILVHNHPSGDPTPSAEDRAVTEQLVAAGRLLDIPVHDHVIVGRGRYVSFAESGLL, encoded by the coding sequence ATGTCCGCTTCCCCGTCATCGGCTGCATCCAACGGCACCCGCATCAAGGAGCTCCCGTCGAGCGAGCGGCCGCGTGAACGCCTGCGCATGCTGGGGGCGCAGGCCCTCAGCACCACCGAACTCATCGCCACGCTGCTGGGATCGGGACATCAAGGCACGTCGGCGGTGGCCTGTGCGCATGTGATGTTCGAGTACTGCGGTGGCTCGTTGGGGCGTCTGGCGTCCACGCCGCTGGCCGCATTGACCCGCATCCGGGGCGTGGGACTGGCCCGGGCCACCGCGGTGCAGGCCGCGCTGGAATTGGGGCGGCGGATGGCCGGCGAGGCGCGGGAGGCCGGCCTGCCCATGCGGGGACCGCAGGATGTGGCCGCGGCATTCGCGCCGCGGCTCCAGGATGCCCCCGTGGAGGAGTTCCACGTGGCCATCCTCGATGCGCAGCACCGCCTGGAGCGGGACATCCTCATCACCCGCGGATTGCTCAACTCCTCGCTCGTCCACCCGCGGGAGGTGTTCCGGGAGGCGATCGCCGAACGGGCGGCGGCGGTGATCCTGGTGCACAACCATCCGAGCGGCGATCCGACACCCAGCGCCGAGGACCGGGCGGTGACGGAACAGCTCGTGGCGGCCGGGCGGCTGCTGGACATCCCGGTGCACGATCACGTGATCGTGGGGCGGGGCCGGTATGTGAGTTTTGCGGAATCCGGGCTGCTTTGA
- a CDS encoding methyl-accepting chemotaxis protein codes for MRAAWQWFIRLPLRGQLWRTLGLGLAAGAGATLVSLRALDGVAREARALDTQAIAPLAASGRLQGEVQRVRAAYRDLAYDATRQSEARAELVRSIIRVDSLYRTVALTVTDAQDRAVLNTFYQHWSAAQIPLATVMTRLGEGRQPEALAILHGDLRRAMEAVDSTLTIAADRQARSASAFATIAESQITRSFWLALAALLAGIGCASLLAHVVIRRITSSLAQVRDRLTSLQQHCMAELERATSALAEGNLDVVVAPNTPTVSIDGGDEIAAVATELNATIARAHAGIRSYGHAVTALRAMLAETERVVDRARLGDTMARAQSDRFSGAFGQLLVDFNRAQDAAREPVVAALAILERVAERDLSVRVTGDFPGDHARLAGAINKAVINISEALCKVEVATEQIASAAYQVSNGSQHMASTVAHQAESIDGITAAMREQTDAIVRTSETLSRTHELSMAMRERLHEGTRSMRELSDSMTRMRGSAERTAQIVKTIDEIAFQTNLLALNAAVEAARAGDAGRGFAVVAGEVRQLAIRAASAARETASLIEETVTTTRESTMVSDHVRSQLDVIDADADRVATLVAEVAGACGSQRDQIVHVNRAIAQVSEQTQGAAVSAEESATAADELDAQAATMRDLVRRFLVQDSKGGARTMARRIPHETPQRPVRERREEASSATKRTGTPAVPATRRAVRAG; via the coding sequence ATGCGCGCAGCATGGCAGTGGTTCATTCGTCTTCCACTTCGTGGACAATTGTGGCGCACCCTGGGACTGGGGCTGGCGGCGGGTGCGGGCGCCACGCTCGTCTCGCTCCGGGCCCTCGACGGCGTGGCGCGCGAAGCCCGGGCGCTGGACACCCAGGCCATTGCGCCGCTGGCGGCCTCCGGTCGTCTGCAGGGTGAAGTCCAGCGTGTACGGGCCGCATATCGCGACCTCGCATACGACGCAACACGGCAGTCCGAAGCCCGCGCCGAACTGGTGCGGAGCATCATCAGAGTCGATTCGCTGTATCGCACCGTGGCGCTCACCGTCACCGACGCGCAGGATCGTGCGGTTCTGAACACGTTCTATCAGCACTGGTCGGCCGCGCAGATTCCGCTCGCGACCGTGATGACACGGCTGGGGGAAGGACGGCAGCCCGAAGCGCTGGCCATTCTGCATGGGGACCTTCGTCGGGCCATGGAAGCGGTGGATTCCACTCTGACCATCGCCGCCGACCGTCAGGCCCGATCGGCGTCCGCGTTCGCGACGATCGCCGAATCGCAGATCACCCGCAGCTTCTGGCTGGCACTGGCCGCGCTGCTCGCGGGCATCGGATGCGCGTCCCTGCTGGCCCACGTGGTGATCCGACGCATCACCTCATCGCTGGCCCAGGTCCGCGACCGCCTGACGTCATTGCAGCAGCACTGCATGGCGGAACTCGAACGGGCCACGTCGGCACTGGCCGAGGGCAATCTCGACGTGGTAGTCGCGCCGAACACCCCGACCGTCTCGATCGACGGTGGCGATGAGATCGCCGCGGTGGCCACCGAGTTGAATGCCACCATTGCCCGGGCCCACGCGGGGATTCGTTCCTATGGCCATGCGGTCACCGCCCTCCGCGCCATGCTCGCCGAGACGGAACGGGTCGTCGATCGCGCGCGGCTCGGGGATACGATGGCGCGCGCGCAGAGCGACCGGTTCTCCGGCGCCTTTGGCCAGTTGCTCGTCGACTTCAACCGTGCGCAGGACGCGGCGCGGGAGCCCGTGGTGGCAGCGCTCGCGATTCTCGAACGGGTCGCGGAGCGTGATCTGTCGGTGCGGGTCACCGGCGATTTCCCGGGTGATCACGCACGTCTGGCGGGCGCCATCAACAAGGCGGTCATCAACATCTCCGAAGCGCTGTGCAAGGTGGAAGTGGCCACGGAGCAGATCGCCAGTGCGGCGTATCAGGTGAGCAACGGCAGTCAGCACATGGCCTCCACGGTGGCCCATCAGGCCGAGTCGATCGACGGTATCACCGCGGCCATGCGGGAACAGACGGATGCCATCGTCCGCACGTCCGAGACGCTGAGCCGGACGCACGAGCTCTCGATGGCCATGCGGGAGCGATTGCACGAAGGCACCCGCTCGATGCGCGAACTCTCCGACTCGATGACCCGCATGCGCGGCTCGGCCGAGCGGACCGCGCAGATCGTGAAGACGATCGACGAGATCGCGTTCCAGACGAACCTGCTCGCGCTCAACGCGGCGGTGGAAGCGGCGCGCGCCGGTGATGCGGGTCGCGGTTTCGCCGTCGTGGCCGGCGAGGTGCGTCAACTGGCCATCCGCGCGGCATCGGCCGCGCGGGAAACGGCGTCGCTGATCGAGGAGACCGTCACCACCACGCGCGAGAGCACGATGGTGAGTGATCATGTGCGGTCGCAGCTCGACGTGATCGATGCCGACGCCGATCGGGTGGCAACGCTGGTGGCCGAGGTGGCCGGCGCGTGTGGATCGCAGCGCGATCAGATCGTGCACGTGAATCGGGCCATCGCGCAGGTGAGTGAACAGACGCAGGGCGCCGCGGTTTCGGCCGAGGAATCGGCCACGGCGGCCGATGAACTCGACGCGCAGGCCGCCACGATGCGTGATCTCGTACGGCGTTTCCTCGTGCAGGACTCGAAAGGTGGCGCGCGGACGATGGCCCGACGCATTCCGCACGAGACGCCGCAGCGACCGGTCCGGGAGCGGCGGGAAGAGGCGTCGTCTGCGACGAAACGGACAGGCACACCGGCCGTGCCGGCGACCCGACGGGCGGTCAGAGCGGGCTGA
- the uvrB gene encoding excinuclease ABC subunit UvrB: protein MTAPFRLHAPFAPAGDQPRAIAELSAGLQRGDRYQTLLGVTGSGKTMTMANVIEQWGRPTLVLSHNKTLAAQLYGELKSFFPNNAVEYFISYYDYYQPEAYVPSSDTYIEKDASINEDIDRLRLRATSSLMERDDVVIVSTVSAIYGLGDPVEYRQRMVSLQRGQQVARDDVLRALVGIQYLRNDVAFERGTFRVRGDTVEIFPAYEEQAVRLELWGDEIERISKIDPVTGETIATLERMAIYPAKHFITSRPTIQRATAAIREELAARLAELRLQGKLLEAQRLEQRTQFDLEMLMEIGTCAGIENYSRHLSGREAGERPACLLDYFPDEYLVVVDESHVTLPQVRAMYNGDRARKLTLVDYGFRLPSALDNRPLVFDEFMSLVPRLVNVSATPGELELQLSEGVVVEQVIRPTGLLDPVLEVRSVKGQVDDLLHEIRLRERRGERVLVTTLTKRMSEDLTDYLQQMGVRVRYMHSDIDAIERMEIVRGLRLGEFDVLVGINLLREGLDMPEVSLVAILDADQEGFLRSDRSLIQTIGRAARNLNGMAILYADRITGSMQRAIDETTRRRTLQREFNEAHGIVPRGVMKSVDEVRFITRVADARVEREGEAPAPRRLASEAAPRSREELETLVGELEVAMREAATALDFEAAARLRDQLFEVRTALGQAPSEARGNAVAPRRPPGSAPQRRAGGGRRGR, encoded by the coding sequence ATGACTGCGCCGTTCCGATTGCATGCTCCCTTCGCTCCCGCGGGCGATCAGCCACGCGCCATCGCCGAACTCTCGGCGGGGCTGCAGCGTGGGGACCGTTATCAGACCCTGTTGGGCGTCACGGGGTCGGGCAAGACGATGACCATGGCCAATGTCATCGAGCAGTGGGGACGTCCCACGCTGGTCCTGTCGCACAACAAGACACTGGCGGCGCAGCTCTACGGCGAACTCAAGTCGTTTTTTCCCAACAACGCCGTCGAATATTTCATCTCCTACTACGACTACTATCAGCCCGAGGCCTATGTGCCGTCGAGCGATACGTACATCGAGAAGGACGCGAGCATCAACGAGGACATCGATCGTCTCCGGCTGCGGGCCACGTCGTCGCTCATGGAACGTGACGATGTGGTGATCGTCTCCACGGTGTCGGCCATCTACGGCCTCGGCGATCCGGTGGAATACCGGCAGCGCATGGTGTCGCTGCAGCGCGGTCAGCAGGTGGCGCGCGACGATGTGCTGCGGGCGCTCGTGGGCATCCAGTATCTGCGCAACGACGTGGCGTTCGAACGCGGCACGTTCCGCGTGCGTGGCGATACCGTGGAGATCTTTCCCGCCTATGAAGAGCAGGCGGTGCGCCTCGAACTCTGGGGCGACGAGATCGAACGCATCTCCAAGATCGATCCGGTCACCGGCGAGACGATCGCCACTCTGGAGCGCATGGCCATCTATCCGGCCAAACACTTCATCACCAGCCGGCCAACCATCCAGCGCGCCACGGCCGCCATTCGCGAGGAACTCGCGGCGCGGCTGGCCGAACTGCGACTGCAGGGCAAGCTGCTGGAGGCGCAGCGACTCGAACAGCGCACGCAGTTCGATCTCGAGATGTTGATGGAGATCGGCACCTGCGCGGGCATCGAGAACTACTCGCGGCATCTGAGTGGCCGTGAAGCCGGCGAACGGCCCGCGTGTCTGCTCGACTACTTCCCCGACGAGTATCTCGTGGTGGTCGACGAGTCGCACGTGACGTTGCCGCAGGTGCGTGCCATGTACAATGGCGACCGCGCCCGCAAGCTCACGCTCGTCGACTATGGCTTCCGCCTGCCGAGTGCGCTGGACAACCGGCCGCTGGTCTTCGATGAGTTCATGTCGTTGGTGCCCCGGCTGGTGAACGTGTCGGCCACCCCGGGCGAACTCGAACTGCAGTTGTCGGAAGGTGTGGTGGTGGAGCAGGTCATCCGCCCCACGGGCCTGCTCGATCCGGTGCTCGAAGTGCGTTCGGTGAAGGGCCAGGTGGACGATCTGCTGCACGAGATCCGTCTGCGTGAGCGGCGTGGCGAGCGGGTGCTCGTCACCACGCTCACCAAACGCATGTCGGAGGACCTCACCGACTATCTACAGCAGATGGGGGTCCGGGTGCGTTACATGCACTCCGATATCGACGCCATCGAACGCATGGAAATCGTGCGCGGATTGCGCCTGGGTGAATTCGACGTGCTGGTGGGTATCAACCTGTTGCGTGAAGGACTCGACATGCCCGAGGTGTCGCTGGTGGCCATTCTCGACGCCGATCAGGAGGGGTTTCTGCGCAGCGACCGCTCGCTCATCCAGACCATCGGGCGTGCGGCGCGCAATCTCAACGGCATGGCCATTCTCTACGCCGATCGCATCACGGGCTCGATGCAGCGCGCCATCGACGAGACCACGCGTCGTCGCACGTTGCAGCGCGAGTTCAATGAAGCGCATGGCATCGTGCCCCGAGGCGTGATGAAGAGCGTCGACGAAGTACGTTTCATCACGCGGGTCGCGGATGCGCGTGTGGAGCGTGAGGGAGAAGCGCCGGCACCGCGTCGTCTGGCCAGTGAAGCCGCGCCGCGGAGTCGTGAAGAACTGGAGACCCTGGTGGGAGAACTCGAAGTGGCGATGCGCGAGGCAGCCACGGCACTCGACTTCGAAGCGGCGGCGCGTCTGCGCGATCAGCTCTTCGAAGTGCGCACGGCCCTCGGGCAGGCGCCGTCGGAAGCGCGTGGCAACGCGGTGGCGCCCCGGCGTCCACCGGGCAGTGCGCCGCAGCGTCGGGCCGGTGGAGGACGTCGTGGTCGCTGA
- a CDS encoding bifunctional (p)ppGpp synthetase/guanosine-3',5'-bis(diphosphate) 3'-pyrophosphohydrolase, producing the protein MTTVALHEMIPGFGPAAEGAYDRLDHDLLVRAYKYSEAAHAGQVRHSGEPYVSHCVEVARILADLQLDTATVASGLLHDIVEDTDITVEDIDREFGPEVAQIVDGLTKIANLPMSSREERQVENYRKLLLSIAKDARVILIKLADRLHNMRTLDWLAPEKRRRIAQETRDLYAPLAHRFGMAKVRWELEDLAFKHLEPEAYRTLAKLVAAKRGEREALIAQMKEPLEKRLTEAGIADVEVTGRPKHLWSIYKKMQQRERPYEDIYDLLAIRVIVPNVLECYHALGVIHDGWTPVQERIKDYIAQPKSNGYQSLHTTVFGPGRQLFEIQIRTRDMHRTADYGIAAHWLYKENTKNADELDRHLAWFRQVLELQMDAETPGEFLEFLKLDLYQDEIFVFTPTGDVIQLPKGATPLDFAFAVHSQVGARCAGAKVNGRIAPLSRELKNSETVEILTNPNAKPSRDWLAHVRTGKARHKIRQLLRLEERSSAMRLGREIIERELRRRRLPKVDDDKLQPIARQLKLKDATHLIASVGAGDIQVLQVLKALHPDLDTTPPEPGKVSTTFERIVDRVRGTGKGIRIQGADGLLVRYAQCCQPVPGDRVVGYVTRGRGVSIHRGDCPNLLLLAHEPERRLEIDWQEMAGERFVVRLAMEGTDRRGLYADVAAAVSATGTDIKSLELKTIDGKVTGAAMVEVENLAHLERIIKAARRVKGIAQVTRREKITAEDT; encoded by the coding sequence GTGACGACCGTCGCGCTGCACGAGATGATTCCGGGGTTCGGGCCGGCGGCCGAAGGCGCCTATGATCGGCTCGACCATGATCTGCTCGTGCGGGCGTACAAGTACTCCGAGGCCGCGCATGCCGGGCAGGTGCGGCATTCGGGCGAGCCCTATGTCTCGCACTGTGTCGAGGTGGCGCGCATCCTCGCCGACCTCCAGCTCGACACGGCCACGGTGGCCAGCGGGCTGCTGCACGACATCGTCGAAGACACCGATATCACCGTCGAGGACATCGACCGCGAGTTCGGCCCGGAAGTCGCGCAGATCGTCGATGGACTGACCAAGATCGCCAACCTGCCGATGTCCTCCCGCGAGGAACGGCAGGTCGAGAACTACCGCAAGCTGCTGCTGTCGATCGCCAAGGATGCGCGCGTCATCCTGATCAAGCTGGCCGACCGGCTGCACAACATGCGCACACTCGACTGGCTGGCGCCGGAGAAACGTCGGCGCATCGCGCAGGAGACGCGCGATCTGTACGCACCGCTGGCACACCGTTTTGGTATGGCCAAGGTGCGCTGGGAGCTCGAGGACCTGGCGTTCAAACACCTCGAGCCCGAAGCCTACCGCACGCTCGCGAAACTGGTGGCCGCCAAACGTGGCGAGCGTGAGGCGCTCATCGCCCAGATGAAAGAGCCGCTCGAGAAGCGGCTCACCGAGGCCGGCATCGCCGACGTGGAAGTGACCGGCCGGCCCAAACATCTCTGGTCGATCTACAAGAAGATGCAGCAGCGGGAGCGTCCGTACGAGGACATCTACGATCTGCTGGCCATCCGCGTGATCGTCCCCAACGTGCTGGAGTGTTATCACGCCCTCGGCGTGATTCACGACGGGTGGACGCCGGTGCAGGAGCGCATCAAGGACTACATCGCGCAACCCAAGTCGAACGGGTATCAGTCGCTGCACACCACGGTGTTCGGTCCGGGTCGTCAGCTGTTCGAGATCCAGATCCGCACGCGCGACATGCATCGCACGGCCGACTATGGCATCGCGGCGCACTGGCTGTACAAGGAGAACACCAAAAACGCCGACGAACTCGATCGTCATCTGGCGTGGTTCCGTCAGGTGCTCGAACTGCAGATGGACGCCGAGACGCCGGGCGAGTTTCTCGAATTCCTGAAGCTCGATCTGTATCAGGACGAGATCTTCGTGTTCACGCCCACCGGCGACGTGATCCAGTTGCCCAAGGGCGCGACACCGCTGGACTTCGCGTTTGCCGTGCACTCGCAGGTGGGTGCGCGCTGTGCGGGGGCGAAGGTCAACGGGCGTATCGCTCCGCTCTCGCGGGAACTCAAGAATTCGGAAACGGTGGAGATTCTCACCAATCCGAATGCCAAGCCCAGTCGTGACTGGCTGGCGCATGTGCGCACGGGCAAGGCGCGCCACAAGATCCGGCAGTTGCTGCGGCTCGAAGAGCGCTCGTCGGCCATGCGGCTCGGACGCGAGATCATCGAGCGTGAGCTGCGTCGCCGCCGGTTGCCGAAGGTGGACGACGACAAACTCCAGCCTATTGCGCGGCAGCTCAAGCTCAAGGACGCCACGCATCTCATCGCCTCGGTGGGTGCCGGTGACATCCAGGTGCTGCAGGTGCTCAAGGCACTGCACCCGGATCTCGACACCACACCACCGGAACCGGGCAAGGTCAGCACCACCTTCGAGCGCATCGTCGACCGCGTGCGTGGCACGGGGAAGGGCATTCGCATCCAGGGTGCGGATGGCCTGCTCGTGCGATATGCGCAGTGTTGTCAGCCGGTGCCTGGCGACCGGGTGGTGGGCTATGTCACGCGTGGACGCGGTGTGAGCATCCATCGCGGAGATTGTCCCAATCTGCTGCTCTTGGCGCACGAGCCCGAGCGGCGTCTCGAAATCGATTGGCAGGAAATGGCGGGCGAGCGCTTCGTGGTGCGTCTCGCGATGGAAGGCACCGATCGGCGCGGACTCTACGCCGACGTGGCGGCGGCTGTGAGTGCCACCGGCACCGACATCAAGAGCCTCGAACTCAAGACCATCGATGGCAAGGTGACGGGCGCCGCGATGGTGGAAGTGGAGAACCTCGCGCATCTCGAACGCATCATCAAAGCGGCGCGACGCGTGAAGGGCATTGCCCAGGTCACGCGTCGCGAGAAGATCACGGCGGAGGATACGTGA
- the tsaB gene encoding tRNA (adenosine(37)-N6)-threonylcarbamoyltransferase complex dimerization subunit type 1 TsaB, which produces MHASMHASTRAGGPPEGHVVVNSGMSTVIGFPALPTHAPVLVIEAATAAGSVALLQGEERLASRQVTMGAGMRDGLFPAIEALLHEAAIAPGQLGAVVCGAGPGSFTSLRIAASLAKGLAHGSGVPLYAVPSLLIAAAALPEQVQGEFVVHADALRGERYALPVHRGPTGAVMSAGPVARITVETLRTQTSEAQRVAVLESPAALPSAWTVSPDAAGVTQAMGNWREAPVELAAWEPQYGRLAEAQVKWEAAHGHPLPQTALRGA; this is translated from the coding sequence ATGCACGCATCTATGCACGCGTCCACGCGCGCGGGCGGGCCCCCGGAAGGGCATGTGGTGGTAAACTCCGGGATGTCCACGGTCATCGGTTTCCCGGCGCTCCCCACGCATGCTCCCGTGCTCGTCATCGAAGCGGCCACCGCGGCCGGCTCGGTGGCGTTGCTGCAGGGGGAAGAACGATTGGCCTCGCGTCAGGTGACCATGGGCGCCGGCATGCGCGATGGCCTGTTCCCGGCCATCGAAGCCCTGCTGCACGAGGCCGCGATTGCACCAGGGCAGCTCGGCGCCGTGGTATGCGGAGCCGGGCCGGGGAGTTTCACGTCGCTGCGTATCGCGGCCTCGCTGGCCAAGGGGCTTGCACATGGATCGGGTGTGCCCTTGTATGCCGTCCCCTCACTCCTGATTGCCGCGGCGGCTCTGCCGGAGCAGGTGCAGGGCGAATTCGTGGTGCATGCCGATGCACTGCGTGGCGAGCGGTACGCACTGCCCGTGCACCGGGGGCCCACCGGTGCCGTGATGAGTGCCGGACCGGTGGCCAGAATCACCGTGGAGACGCTGCGGACACAGACCAGCGAAGCGCAGCGGGTGGCCGTGCTCGAGTCGCCGGCAGCATTGCCGAGTGCGTGGACGGTCTCGCCCGATGCCGCGGGAGTGACGCAGGCGATGGGGAACTGGCGTGAGGCGCCGGTCGAACTGGCCGCATGGGAACCGCAGTATGGCCGGCTGGCCGAGGCGCAGGTGAAGTGGGAGGCGGCACATGGTCATCCTCTGCCGCAGACCGCGCTCCGGGGCGCCTGA
- the tsaE gene encoding tRNA (adenosine(37)-N6)-threonylcarbamoyltransferase complex ATPase subunit type 1 TsaE yields the protein MVADTLAHLLGRGAPRNPDRDSLDAWGRALGAVLPRPTVITLEGDLGAGKTTLARALCAGLGVLALDAVTSPTFSLVQEYDAPRGPVVHADLYRLKGPADLEALGWEELVDRSPVLLIEWPDRAANMLPADTIAITLAHDPEHPDRRLLKVQAPRTPPR from the coding sequence GTGGTCGCTGATACGCTGGCGCATCTGCTGGGGCGGGGTGCGCCCCGCAATCCCGATCGGGATTCCCTCGATGCCTGGGGACGGGCGCTCGGCGCGGTGCTGCCGCGTCCCACGGTCATCACCCTCGAGGGGGATCTGGGGGCCGGCAAGACCACATTGGCTCGTGCGCTCTGTGCGGGGCTCGGGGTGCTGGCGCTCGATGCCGTCACCAGTCCCACGTTCTCACTGGTGCAGGAGTACGATGCCCCGCGGGGACCGGTGGTGCACGCCGATCTCTATCGCCTGAAGGGGCCGGCCGATCTCGAGGCGTTGGGGTGGGAAGAGCTCGTGGATCGGTCGCCGGTGTTGCTGATCGAGTGGCCCGACCGGGCGGCCAATATGCTGCCCGCGGATACGATCGCGATCACGCTCGCGCACGATCCGGAGCATCCCGACCGCCGTCTGCTCAAGGTGCAGGCGCCCCGGACGCCTCCCCGATGA